The genomic DNA GGCGACACGCACACCATCACCATCACGGTGAACGGTACCGAAGACGCACCCGTCATCACCGGAACTGACACCGGAGCCGTGACTGAAGACGTGACCGTAGCTGCCTCCGGTACGCTGACGGCCGTGGATGCGGACGCCG from Desulfovibrio subterraneus includes the following:
- a CDS encoding VCBS domain-containing protein — translated: PLDGSYGKLTITETGEWKYELDGRAQALDNGDIRTETFTVTTNGGDTHTITITVNGTEDAPVITGTDTGAVTEDVTVAASGTLTAVDADA